A region of Nakaseomyces glabratus chromosome M, complete sequence DNA encodes the following proteins:
- the SOL1 gene encoding Sol1p (CAGL0M10956g~Ortholog(s) have role in tRNA export from nucleus and cytosol, extracellular region, nucleus localization), with protein sequence MTTTVPKVFAFHEFAGVAEAVADHVVHAQESALAEKPKERKHSLTNLSGTVESLEMSRATSVKSVSSTRENSSGKKNGAPKKERRFKIALSGGSLIQVLHEGLLKRTDVKWGKWDIYFADERLVPFSSQESNYGQAKRKILDQIDTEKYGTPNVFHIDESLIDDPQECADNYEKILIKGFAGRDSVKLPMFDLFLLGCAPDGHIASLFPNFQENLREKLAWVVPVENAPSGPSNRISLTIPVICHSHRVTFVVEGATKAPVIKTIMERPEKGLPSSIVNEGAAGRVSWFVDDDALTDVFVTKKKYKFHDAEGLGTENNNDNEQ encoded by the coding sequence GTGTTGCAGAGGCTGTTGCGGACCATGTAGTGCATGCGCAGGAGAGTGCGCTGGCAGAGAAGCCAAAGGAGCGGAAGCATTCATTGACTAACCTAAGCGGTACTGTTGAGTCTCTTGAGATGAGTCGGGCCACATCTGTGAAGTCTGTATCATCAACGAGGGAAAACAGCTCTGGTAAGAAGAACGGTGCTCCAAAGAAGGAGAGACGGTTTAAGATTGCGCTATCTGGTGGTTCTCTTATCCAGGTGTTGCACGAGGGTTTGCTCAAGAGAACAGATGTTAAGTGGGGCAAATGGGATATCTATTTTGCTGATGAAAGATTAGTTCCATTCTCCTCACAGGAGAGCAATTATGGTCAAGCAAAGAGAAAGATTCTTGATCAGATTGATACAGAGAAATATGGTACACCAAATGTTTTCCACATTGATGAATCACTGATTGATGACCCACAGGAGTGTGCAGACAACTATGAAAAGATTTTGATTAAAGGATTTGCCGGGAGAGACTCAGTTAAACTTCCGATGTTTGACCTTTTCCTATTGGGTTGTGCCCCAGATGGCCACATTGCATCATTGTTCCCAAACTTTCAAGAAAACTTACGTGAGAAACTGGCATGGGTTGTTCCAGTTGAAAATGCTCCAAGCGGCCCATCTAACAGAATATCTTTGACTATTCCAGTAATTTGCCACTCGCATAGAGTTACGTTCGTGGTTGAAGGTGCAACTAAAGCCCCAGtgataaaaacaattatGGAAAGACCAGAAAAGGGATTACCTAGTAGTATTGTTAATGAAGGTGCAGCAGGTCGTGTGTCTTGGTTTGTTGATGATGACGCTTTGACAGATGTCTTTgtaacaaagaaaaagtataaGTTCCATGATGCTGAAGGATTAGGAACTGAGAACAATAACGACAACGAACAATAG
- a CDS encoding uncharacterized protein (CAGL0M10978g~Ortholog(s) have Golgi apparatus localization): protein MLSAVYTVCGLAITSVVSLVVVNRYFNFRIYKSYPFTIVVLVSNLLLLLVTALLLPLDLHDTAAGHPNSLLFKVIWLSIYWLQFAVCWLVIPILISYVSLKYEIPANEITTKISKSIKLNLKFYLICLIALALGLFYLILSTGHGLREVKSLLMALSHLYSLSYTLILLSTGLIILPRDILRDSLELASSDKNMNTLFVNLSKINEDMNESQLNLNESAMLILSTREQENGDIIFNDLLRDCKSEIEYKLEELKSSSLLTSPLVQISNSGNHASSSITTLEKLNKNYNDFINNYYNFMYDKVKSDEIIHKLAVLQDATLNNSKGKMVVRALSLICGIFTTLLSLLVYFLELTPTKWFHGWVFVDQKLYNFFLQLAIISYNTLASLYAMSKFKFLDFHLIPNGQSSPSNALYYSLYSSRLLFPLCFNLIALIPKHSNNSEKTPVSSIFEKVLYQNLTVIPMVNFLNKFLPLLFMTIIPLSYKFDIKQKILLKVLGEEYYYQFFGLMLYEPIGEIPSTEQDIESRHRMVPNNNGSGTITGQPRISPISMATAERSPLDEDYQYSLQDGKFLFERASNSLKQSSPQHNNPLTNIQTNSTTSDSGRLNDMPASHTYL, encoded by the coding sequence ATGCTTTCTGCCGTCTACACGGTGTGTGGCCTGGCGATCACGTCGGTAGTCTCGCTGGTCGTTGTTAACCGATACTTCAATTTTAGGATATACAAGAGCTACCCATTCACTATAGTGGTATTGGTGAGTAATCTTCTGCTGTTATTGGTGACTGCACTACTTTTACCACTGGACCTGCACGACACTGCTGCTGGACACCCCAATTCCTTGCTGTTCAAAGTCATATGGCTTTCTATTTACTGGCTGCAGTTCGCGGTGTGCTGGCTAGTGATCCCAATTCTAATCTCATATGTATCATTGAAGTATGAAATACCTGCCAATGAAATTACCACGAAAATAAGCAAGTCCATTAAGCTGAACTTGAAGTTCTATCTGATCTGTCTCATTGCTTTGGCACTGGGACTTTTCTACTTGATCTTAAGCACAGGTCATGGTCTAAGAGAGGTGAAATCCTTACTAATGGCGCTGTCACACCTTTACTCACTAAGTTATACACTTATTTTACTTTCTACAGGTCTAATAATACTGCCTAGAGATATTCTTAGAGACTCACTGGAGTTAGCCAGCTCAGACAAGAATATGAACACTCTATTTGTGAACCTGAGTAAGATAAACGAGGATATGAACGAATCACAACTGAATCTAAATGAGAGTGCAATGCTGATTTTAAGCACCagagaacaagaaaatgGTGACATTATCTTTAATGATCTTCTGAGAGATTGTAAATCTGAAATCGAGTACAAATTAGAAGAACTAAAGTCTAGCTCCTTACTGACCTCACCATTGGTGCAAATTAGTAACTCTGGAAATCACGCATCATCTTCTATTACAACATTGGAGAAACTGAACAAGAACTATAATGACTTCATCAATAACTATTACAATTTCATGTACGACAAAGTTAAATCAGATGAAATTATTCATAAACTGGCAGTTTTACAGGATGCTACATTGAATAACAGCAAGGGCAAAATGGTGGTCCGTGCTTTATCTTTGATATGCGGTATATTTACTACGTTGCTATCACTCCTAGTATACTTTTTGGAACTAACGCCTACAAAATGGTTTCATGGTTGGGTATTTGTGGATCAAAAACTCTACAATTTTTTCCTACAGCTTGCAATTATTTCATACAATACTCTAGCATCATTGTACGCTATGAGCAAATTCAAATTCCTCGATTTCCACTTGATCCCTAACGGCCAAAGTAGCCCTTCCAATGCCCTTTATTATTCCTTATATTCAAGTCGTCTATTATTTCCATTGTGCTTTAACTTAATTGCACTAATTCCCAAGCATTCCAATAACAGCGAGAAAACACCAGtatcttcaatatttgaaaaagttttGTATCAAAATTTGACTGTTATCCCAATGGTAAATTTCCTTAATAAGTTTTTGCCATTACTCTTCATGACTATCATACCTCTAAGTTATAAGTTTGACATTAAGCAAAAAATTTTGCTAAAAGTTTTAGGTGAAGAATACTATTACCAATTCTTTGGATTAATGCTTTATGAACCAATCGGAGAAATCCCTAGCACAGAACAAGATATTGAAAGCAGACATAGAATGGTGCCGAATAACAATGGTAGCGGGACTATAACTGGCCAGCCAAGGATAAGCCCAATTTCAATGGCCACGGCTGAGAGGTCTCCGTTAGATGAGGACTATCAGTATTCGTTACAGGATGgaaagtttttatttgaacGGGCATCCAACAGCTTAAAACAAAGTAGTCCACAGCATAACAACCCATTAACGAACATTCAAACAAACAGCACTACTAGTGACTCTGGTCGACTCAACGATATGCCTGCTTCTCATACATATTTATAG
- the EGO4 gene encoding Ego4p (CAGL0M11000g~Ortholog(s) have cytosol localization): MPSKITFESLTALGQDTLGTLTFDEKHHLIDTSGIGEKINKSFVADAVRKSNDELGKLGYQVYEDSKVVGHAFKDGAGKTTVYFHDKKDEKK; this comes from the coding sequence ATGCCAAGCAAAATTACATTTGAAAGTCTAACTGCATTGGGCCAAGACACTCTAGGTACTCTAACATTTGATGAGAAGCATCATTTGATTGACACTTCTGGTATCGGTGAGAAGATCAACAAGTCCTTTGTCGCCGACGCTGTCAGAAAATCCAATGACGAATTGGGTAAGTTGGGTTACCAAGTCTACGAGGACAGCAAGGTTGTCGGCCATGCTTTCAAGGATGGTGCCGGTAAGACTACCGTTTACTTCCACGACAAGAAGGACgagaagaaataa
- a CDS encoding uncharacterized protein (CAGL0M11044g~Ortholog(s) have cyclin-dependent protein serine/threonine kinase regulator activity): MSLANLYMCSVACAINLNINFTMDSKIIKNYLLPKAIYKPGNKIGATIFNDNRTINNKLPLSLEKNANSLNIMDNTNVLKSVLKNYKCNKSLPYSSLIDKENISNESSQIHIAKENSEVDLCNTTLDNAYEYLLKLDEDTYLPDTILNEYSSLRQTRDLLLNWVIKIHQNLKLENETLYMTIDLIDKFLIKKKLPIEKFQLLGLTCLYIASKYEEVLPPSIFQFALESNGIFDSEEIKESEFNILETLNFKIGYPSPIVLLDRQLDGYLNYNEMKFMSLYLLEITFVDFRFLSYRMSMRTKAAALITLKMYNHSIKDLKTRFQKEGLMQTIEKICRYILQYLLEPTIHTELQRKYSQLASYNVADRATKYVKCLIKKYA, encoded by the coding sequence ATGAGTTTGGCAAACTTGTATATGTGCAGTGTGGCGTGTGCGATTAAcctaaatattaatttcacAATGGACtccaaaataataaaaaattaccTTTTACCTAAAGCAATATACAAGCCTGGAAACAAGATCGGTGCAACAATATTCAATGATAATAGAACAATTAACAATAAGCTTCCTTTGAGTCTCGAGAAAAATGCAAACTCTCTGAATATAATGGATAATACTAACGTCTTAAAATCagtattgaaaaattataaatgCAATAAATCACTGCCTTACTCTAGCTTAATtgacaaagaaaatattagcAATGAGAGCAGTCAGATTCATATAGCTAAGGAAAATTCAGAGGTCGACTTGTGTAACACTACGCTCGATAATGCTTATgaatatttattgaaattagATGAAGATACATATCTGCCAGACACTATTCTTAATGAATACAGCAGTTTAAGACAAACAAGAGACTTATTATTAAATTGGGTAATTAAAATCCATCAAAATCTGAAGCTAGAAAATGAAACGCTGTATATGACCATTGACTTAATTGACAAATTCttgataaagaagaaattgccCATCGAGAAATTCCAATTGCTTGGTTTGACATGTTTATATATAGCTTcaaaatatgaagaagTACTACCACCAAGCATATTCCAGTTTGCACTTGAATCCAATGGTATTTTCGATTCtgaagaaataaaggaGTCTGAATTTAACATCTTAGAAACATTAAACTTTAAAATAGGTTATCCAAGCCCCATAGTTTTACTCGACAGACAGTTGGATGGCTACTTAAACtataatgaaatgaaattcaTGTCACTTTATCTACTAGAGATAACGTTTGTGGATTTTAGGTTCCTGAGCTATCGAATGAGTATGAGAACAAAAGCAGCTGCTTTGATAACTTTGAAAATGTATAATCATTCCATTAAAGATTTGAAGACTCGGTTTCAAAAAGAGGGACTGATGCAAAcgattgaaaaaatatgcagatatattttacaatatttgCTTGAGCCAACTATTCATACTGAGCTTCAAAGAAAGTACTCACAATTAGCTTCTTATAATGTAGCAGATAGAGCAACAAAATATGTGAAGTGTTTAATTAAAAAGTATGCTTAA
- a CDS encoding uncharacterized protein (CAGL0M11066g~Ortholog(s) have cyclin-dependent protein serine/threonine kinase regulator activity) gives MDMDKRVERVPLAEVRASNVLSQPVTISSSKRKLEVYDGEETPAKKVKVVDQVAIRDVATVPEYSTDIFKNLFKSEEDTIPSHNYLLDEKSEYHIRANMRAILVDWLVDVHRNFKCLPETLLLAINILDRVLSSTKVSVSKLQLVAVTSLFIACKYEEVKLPKIANFAYITDGAATVEDIREAEFNILETLRFNINWPNPLNFLRRLSQIDDYNYELRDIAKFVLEFIMCTHYFVNYKPSFLSAMAIYLSKRICNDESSNHNEGILTTWSATHTEYSGGINPNNDPKFNDSLNVLIDEFKQPSNSTKSLLAKYKANTYHGMFFRVQDWCLNYI, from the coding sequence ATGGATATGGATAAAAGGGTAGAAAGAGTTCCATTGGCGGAAGTCAGAGCCAGCAACGTACTGTCACAGCCTGTCACCATAAGTTCTAGTAAGAGAAAACTGGAGGTATATGATGGTGAGGAAACCCCTGCAAAAAAAGTGAAAGTTGTGGATCAAGTGGCTATAAGAGATGTAGCAACTGTTCCTGAGTACTCTACtgatatattcaaaaacttgTTCAAAtcagaagaagatacaATTCCTTCGCATAACTATTTGTTGGATGAAAAGTCTGAGTACCACATTCGTGCTAATATGAGAGCCATTCTAGTGGATTGGCTGGTAGATGTGCATAGGAATTTCAAATGTTTACCGGAAACATTACTTTTAGCCATTAACATTCTCGATAGAGTCTTATCTTCTACAAAAGTATCCGTATCAAAGCTGCAATTGGTAGCTGTAACGTCATTATTCATTGCATGTAAATATGAAGAGGTTAAGTTACCAAAGATAGCTAATTTCGCATATATTACTGATGGTGCTGCCACTGTGGAGGATATCAGAGAGGCCGAATTCAATATTCTTGAAACCTTGAGATTTAATATCAATTGGCCAAACCCGCTAAATTTCTTGAGAAGACTGTCACAGATTGATGACTACAATTATGAACTAAGGGATATCGCCAAGTTTGTACTTGAGTTTATTATGTGCACACATTATTTTGTTAACTACAAGCCTTCATTTCTCAGCGCTATGGCAATTTATTTATCAAAGCGCATCTGTAACGATGAAAGCAGCAACCACAATGAGGGTATTTTAACAACCTGGTCAGCGACACATACTGAATATAGTGGTGGTATAAATCCAAATAATGACCCCAAATTTAACGACAGCCTTAATGTGTtaattgatgaatttaaACAGCCATCTAACTCCACAAAGTCTTTACTTGCCAAATACAAGGCCAACACATACCATGGTATGTTCTTCAGAGTTCAGGACTGGTGTCTGAATTACATTTAG
- a CDS encoding uncharacterized protein (CAGL0M11088g~Protein of unknown function): MDTNQARDSAGTALTQPSFRVDSQGSQTTSSIEDDVAKIIGPMEGGKVTKVDTIFLQQEIDDIKTKERASGFKFQPFKNLKSKFKAKRKRQKEAIDSAKRTLLSDELDLRAANKYDHEYRKFIDKSYFAARNATAQQTEAEMESCFMDVEQAFNKALTNYFKERYNILVTQTIPNAAAEPAKVAKAPPRSIRRPKILGKSDADECTYPFPKPDSPHHL, from the coding sequence ATGGACACTAATCAAGCAAGAGATAGTGCTGGCACTGCCCTGACGCAGCCCTCATTCAGGGTGGATAGTCAAGGGTCTCAGACTACTTCGTCGATTGAAGACGATGTAGCCAAGATAATTGGCCCCATGGAAGGTGGTAAAGTCACTAAGGTTgatacaatttttttacaGCAGGAAATTGACGATATAAAGACCAAAGAAAGGGCTAGCGGCTTTAAATTTCAGcctttcaagaacttgaaatcaaaattcaaggccaaaagaaagagacaAAAGGAGGCAATTGACTCGGCAAAAAGGACATTGCTGAGTGATGAGCTAGACCTCCGAGCCGCGAACAAATATGACCATGAGTACCGAAAGTTCATTGATAAATCATACTTTGCCGCTCGTAACGCCACAGCACAGCAGACAGAAGCGGAGATGGAAAGTTGTTTTATGGACGTTGAGCAAGCCTTCAACAAAGCACTCACAAACTATTTCAAGGAAAGATACAACATCCTGGTGACTCAGACGATCCCAAACGCCGCAGCCGAACCCGCAAAAGTAGCAAAAGCACCTCCACGCTCCATCAGACGCCCTAAAATACTTGGTAAGTCGGACGCTGACGAGTGCACTTACCCATTTCCAAAGCCCGACTCACCTCACCACTTATAA
- the SSS1 gene encoding translocon subunit SSS1 (CAGL0M11104g~Ortholog(s) have P-P-bond-hydrolysis-driven protein transmembrane transporter activity, protein transporter activity, structural molecule activity), producing the protein MAKNEKGENKEQILDAPMEFVKEGSQFLSKCKKPDLKEYTKIVKAVGIGFVAVGVIGYAIKLIHIPIRYVIV; encoded by the coding sequence ATGGCTAAGAACGAAAAAGGTGAGAACAAGGAGCAAATCTTGGACGCTCCAATGGAGTTTGTCAAGGAAGGAAGTCAATTCTTGTCCAAGTGTAAGAAGCCAGACTTGAAGGAGTACACTAAGATTGTCAAGGCTGTTGGTATTGGTTTTGTTGCTGTTGGTGTTATTGGTTACGCAATCAAATTGATCCACATTCCAATCAGATATGTCATTGTTTGA
- the RRP1 gene encoding Rrp1p (CAGL0M11110g~Ortholog(s) have role in rRNA processing and nucleolus, preribosome, large subunit precursor localization) — protein METSKFVKQLASNNRVVREKALETLEQFIVSAQFKKSKQVQFDKLWKGLYYAMWFCDRPRPQQRLASTLGALHVRFFDERDSGAEELTVNDKAFVRFSKAFWRIMCLEWLGIDRFRLDKYLLLIRRALFNQFKYLQMRQWHAPLVAKYLERVLGAIPLSGDPKVYNGIPIHVMDIMLDEWERLALEDEEEELEEDKKLEIMKEFVSGSPLDQVLDILRNLLKNYDNSKILRDKIKKEVLTDKRLAQWGIVEKKQTEEEKEAQSEEEWKGF, from the coding sequence ATGGAAACTTCTAAATTTGTGAAGCAGTTGGCTTCTAACAACAGGGTTGTTAGGGAGAAGGCGTTGGAGACGCTGGAGCAGTTTATTGTGAGTGCGCAGTTCAAGAAGTCGAAGCAAGTTCAGTTTGATAAGCTATGGAAGGGTCTTTACTATGCGATGTGGTTCTGTGACCGTCCTCGTCCACAGCAGCGGTTGGCCTCTACGCTTGGTGCGCTGCACGTACGGTTCTTTGACGAGCGCGATAGCGGTGCGGAGGAGCTTACTGTCAATGACAAGGCGTTCGTGCGGTTCAGCAAGGCGTTCTGGAGGATCATGTGTCTTGAGTGGCTGGGGATCGACAGGTTCAGGCTGGACAAGTACCTGCTGCTGATCCGTCGTGCGCTGTTTAACCAGTTCAAGTACCTGCAGATGAGGCAATGGCATGCGCCGCTTGTTGCCAAGTATCTGGAGCGAGTTCTGGGCGCCATCCCGTTAAGTGGTGACCCTAAGGTGTACAACGGTATACCAATCCATGTGATGGATATCATGTTGGATGAATGGGAGCGTCTGGCGTTGGAAGACGAGGAAGAAGAGCTTGAGGAGGACAAGAAGCTGGAAATAATGAAGGAGTTTGTCTCTGGCTCGCCATTGGACCAAGTGCTAGATATACTGCGCAACTTGCTGAAGAACTACGATAACAGCAAAATCCTAAGAGACAAGATAAAGAAGGAAGTGCTCACCGACAAGAGACTCGCACAATGGGGCATTGTCGAAAAGAAACAAACCGAAGAGGAGAAAGAGGCCCaatctgaagaagaatggaAAGgattttag
- the MAK21 gene encoding RNA-binding ribosome biosynthesis protein MAK21 (CAGL0M11154g~Ortholog(s) have nucleolus localization): MAKGFSLKDQVASKIGQQKKKHDKKQEKNGSKETDEVLKREALELGASEKDLDLIKDVDVDENDDEVLILDAEDGDDGELGSELKSFIGKLGLDKHAVPDAKEEVAEEAQENDEDDDEDEENDDEEELSSESEEEGQDSEPEEPKEKKDSGFISQTTIISSDKLIVPYDVPWYQVPLDPQLKQNVLDSQNEEPLTKEQITTLFNRGKETLEADNQTYYDEFTKDSSQRKFMSQILSDGTLSDKISALTLLIQDSPLHNMKSLDMLLSFCSKKSRNSALQSLNALKDLLLSGLLPNRKLRYFKNQPGLSMMLNKRTLAIFYFEDYLKKLFFKILETLELLSHDPIIHVRMQVLTHIFDFLIKQPEQEFNLLRLGVNKLGDIDSKVSSKSSYLLLKLQQEHPNMKSIIIDAIVDIALRPNADYHATYYSTITLNQTILTRTEDEIANKLIKTYFTLFEKFLISTEKDNKDDGPEKTKKSYENKRKKNFKRGKKGGKSVKEDVTESEVIKEKNSKLFSSLLTGINRAFPFAQLSASVYETHLETLYKITHSSNFNTSVQALVLINQVTVKAKLNNDRYYRTLYESLLDPRLVNSSKQGIYLNLLYKSLKQDASNISRVEAFVKRILQVSSHWVNIGTIVGFFFLLIQLVQIVPHIQNLLTNTPVDQEYQADEADEDSSEKAHVRQYDSRKRDPKFANADVSSLWEIANFTDHYHPTVKAYAEAFVNGKYKEVSKPDLGLYTLTHFLDRFVYRNAKQKPLSRGSSIMQPLFGGAQTRESLLVKASDMVRNIGPVNTKNWIDSKVEEIKPEDRFFYQYFTSKKTAIKSDKKEAQPKEEDEEMDEDEIWNALVKSRPDVEDDSDDSVGFSDEDFGDMSDMSDDEDQDVAPSDDDDEEDSDSNDVNIDEDIFYSFNDDGEGKEQEDEDENEDDDEDEDEDGIDSDTLKRLREDEVSSSEEEEEDNKKNKKQKKSKKKSLPVFAAAEDYAKYLESDSE, translated from the coding sequence ATGGCTAAAGGGTTTTCGCTGAAGGATCAAGTTGCGTCCAAGATTGGgcagcagaagaagaagcacGACAAGAAGCAGGAGAAGAACGGGAGCAAAGAGACCGATGAGGTGTTGAAGAGAGAAGCATTGGAGCTTGGTGCTAGTGAGAAGGATCTTGATCTGATCAAAGATGTtgatgttgatgagaaTGATGATGAGGTGTTGATCCTGGATGCTGAAGACGGCGATGACGGTGAGCTAGGTTCCGAGTTGAAGAGTTTCATTGGGAAGCTGGGTTTGGATAAGCATGCTGTGCCAGATGCCAAGGAGGAAGTGGCTGAAGAAGCTCAGGAAaacgatgaagatgacgacGAAGACGAAGAAaatgacgatgaagaagagctTAGTTCTGAATCAGAAGAGGAAGGACAAGACAGCGAGCCAGAAGAgccaaaagaaaagaaagacaGCGGATTCATCTCACAAACCACTATAATTTCATCTGATAAGTTAATTGTGCCTTATGATGTACCTTGGTATCAAGTACCATTGGACCCTCAACTGAAACAGAATGTTCTGGATAGTCAAAATGAAGAACCATTGACCAAAGAACAGATCACTACTTTATTCAACAGAGGTAAAGAGACCTTAGAGGCCGATAACCAGACCTACTATGACGAATTTACCAAGGATTCCTCTCAGAGAAAGTTTATGTCTCAAATTCTGTCAGATGGTACACTGAGCGATAAAATTTCAGCCCTAACTTTGCTGATACAGGATTCACCACTCCACAACATGAAGTCCCTAGATATGCTTCTATCTTTTTGCAGTAAAAAATCCAGGAATTCTGCTTTGCAGAGTTTGAATGCACTAAAGGATTTGCTCTTGAGCGGTTTACTACCTAACAGAAAATTAAGATACTTTAAAAACCAACCAGGTCTATCGATGATGTTGAACAAGCGGACTTTGGCTATCTTCTATTTTGAGGATTACCTAAAGAagcttttcttcaaaattttaGAGACATTAGAACTGCTGTCTCATGACCCTATCATTCACGTGAGAATGCAAGTTTTGACTCATATATTCGATTTCCTGATCAAACAGCCAGAACAGGAATTCAACTTATTAAGACTGGGTGTTAATAAATTAGGTGATATCGACTCAAAAGTCTCTTCGAAGTCTTCATATTTGCTACTGAAATTACAACAAGAGCACCCAAATATGaaatctattattattgatgCAATTGTTGACATAGCTCTTCGTCCAAACGCTGACTATCACGCTACCTACTACTCAACCATCACCCTAAATCAAACCATTCTAACAAGaactgaagatgaaataGCCAACAAGCTAATCAAGACATACTTTACTTTGTTTGAGAAGTTCCTAATAAGTACTGAAAAGGACAATAAAGATGATGGTCCCGAAAAGACCAAGAAGAGTTATGAAAACAAGCGTaagaaaaacttcaaaagaGGTAAAAAGGGTGGTAAGTCTGTTAAGGAAGACGTTACCGAATCAGAAGTCATTAAGGAAAAGAATTCCAAGCTTTTCAGTTCATTATTGACTGGTATAAACAGAGCGTTCCCATTTGCACAACTTTCGGCATCTGTTTACGAAACTCATTTGGAGACCCTATACAAGATCACCCACTCCTCGAACTTCAATACATCTGTCCAAGCTCTTGTCCTCATTAACCAAGTGACTGTTAAAGCCAAATTAAACAACGATAGATACTATAGAACCTTATATGAAAGTTTACTAGATCCAAGACTGGTTAACTCCTCAAAGCAAGGTATTTACCTGAACTTGCTTTATAAATCGTTGAAACAAGATGCAAGTAATATTTCAAGAGTAGAAGCTTTTGTAAAGAGAATTTTACAAGTATCCTCTCACTGGGTTAACATCGGTACTATTGTGGGTTTCTTTTTCCTACTGATCCAATTGGTCCAAATCGTTCCTCACATTCAGAACCTTTTGACCAATACACCAGTCGATCAAGAATATCAAGCCGATGAAGCTGATGAGGATAGCTCAGAGAAGGCTCATGTTCGTCAATATGATTCACGTAAGAGAGATCCAAAGTTTGCGAATGCAGATGTATCTTCTCTATGGGAAATAGCAAACTTCACAGATCATTACCATCCTACTGTCAAAGCATACGCAGAGGCTTTTGTAAATGGTAAGTACAAAGAAGTTTCGAAACCAGACTTAGGTCTATACACCCTTACACATTTCTTGGATAGATTTGTCTATAGAAATGCTAAACAAAAACCACTTTCTAGAGGTTCATCCATTATGCAACCTTTATTTGGTGGTGCACAAACACGCGAATCTTTGTTGGTTAAAGCATCTGATATGGTACGTAATATCGGCCCTGTCAATACCAAAAACTGGATTGATAGCAAGGTAGAGGAGATTAAGCCAGAAGACCGTTTCTTCTACCAATATTTCACTTCAAAGAAGACTGCGATCAAGTCTGATAAGAAGGAAGCTCAAcctaaagaagaagatgaagagatgGATGAGGATGAGATCTGGAATGCTTTGGTCAAGTCCAGACCAgatgttgaagatgataGTGATGATAGCGTAGGTTTCAGCGATGAAGACTTCGGTGATATGAGTGATATgagtgatgatgaagatcaAGATGTTGCCCCATCAGATGATGACGACGAGGAAGACTCTGACTCAAATGATGTCAacattgatgaagatattttCTACAGCTTCAATGATGATGGAGAAGgtaaagaacaagaagacgaagatgaAAACGAGGACgacgatgaggatgaagacgaagacGGTATTGATTCTGATACATTAAAGAGACTAAGAGAAGACGAGGTGTCCTCATccgaagaagaagaagaagataacaaaaagaataaaaagcagaagaagagcaagaaaaaaTCGCTTCCTGTCTTTGCAGCTGCAGAAGATTACGCTAAATACCTTGAATCAGACAGCGAATAA